A window from Drosophila subobscura isolate 14011-0131.10 chromosome O, UCBerk_Dsub_1.0, whole genome shotgun sequence encodes these proteins:
- the LOC117897175 gene encoding protein tipE, with translation MRSGSSELLLEQQQQELRLRKIRELAPKKKNGNRRFRSWRERARFYGTSTLAFFSVTAGASLLFLVPLYVDPAISTLSHDFIENPTLCTTTRREDLVGIFNCSWSSCREGCTSDLYRCVHIYVTFIEQNITIPENMTDFSNYTADWEQSGEATLLVNIKGCGYPPTVTCKTFNDYYGADGAIYPCFYSRKNKTVVLTSYSHDDQVAMIINFFAVPFVITVVSSIALCIMHCDCRCKKDRSHRRNRPQCRRPRIENLSDTSISTRVDMLTPAIEVYKPPL, from the coding sequence ATGAGGAGTGGCAGTTCGGAATTACTActcgagcagcaacaacaagagctaCGGTTACGTAAAATCCGAGAACTGGctccaaaaaagaaaaatggcaaTCGGCGCTTTCGCTCGTGGCGGGAACGTGCGCGTTTCTACGGCACCTCGACTCTGGCCTTCTTCTCGGTGACCGCCGGTGCCTCGCTGCTCTTCCTGGTGCCGCTCTACGTGGACCCGGCCATCTCCACGCTGAGCCACGACTTCATCGAGAATCCCACGCTCTGCACGACCACGCGCCGCGAGGATCTGGTGGGCATCTTCAACTGCTCCTGGAGCTCCTGTCGCGAGGGCTGCACCTCTGACCTCTACCGCTGCGTGCATATCTACGTGACGTTCATAGAGCAGAACATAACCATTCCGGAGAACATGACCGACTTTAGCAACTACACGGCCGACTGGGAGCAGTCCGGGGAGGCCACTCTGCTAGTGAACATCAAGGGCTGCGGCTACCCGCCCACGGTCACGTGCAAAACGTTCAACGACTACTACGGCGCCGACGGCGCCATCTATCCGTGCTTCTACTCGCGGAAGAACAAGACCGTAGTGCTCACGTCCTACAGTCACGACGATCAGGTGGCCATGATTATCAATTTTTTTGCGGTGCCCTTTGTGATAACGGTCGTCTCATCCATCGCCCTGTGCATCATGCACTGCGACTGCCGCTGCAAAAAGGATCGCAGCCATCGACGCAATCGTCCGCAGTGCCGAAGGCCGCGCATTGAGAATCTCAG
- the LOC117897180 gene encoding uncharacterized protein LOC117897180 — MYKIHEEVRKLVAKARGGLPHNNEKCTGITASSEPKGSIDLNPPTGNNNIPRPVFQRRPSKRVTSTKQKETGVISPQNDVIINYINDSWNMLVAENPSDSSTKDSNANSPEESIFASSSPTVWIEPRSPELEDLKPFDLESWWSCRLFENITKDL, encoded by the coding sequence ATGTACAAAATCCATGAGGAGGTCCGCAAGCTCGTTGCTAAAGCGCGTGGCGGTCTGCCACATAACAATGAAAAATGCACAGGGATCACGGCGAGCAGCGAGCCAAAGGGGAGCATCGATCTTAACCCGCCAACGGGGAACAACAATATCCCGCGTCCGGTCTTTCAACGGCGTCCCTCAAAACGGGTTACATCCACCAAGCAGAAGGAGACTGGGGTGATATCACCGCAGAACGATGTTATCATAAACTATATAAATGATTCTTGGAACATGTTAGTGGCAGAAAATCCAAGTGATTCGAGCACAAAAGACAGCAATGCAAATAGTCCTGAAGAAAGCATCTTCGCCTCCTCATCGCCGACTGTTTGGATAGAGCCCCGTAGCCCAGAGCTGGAAGACCTCAAGCCCTTCGACCTGGAATCCTGGTGGAGTTGTCGTTTGTTTGAAAACATTACCAAAGACCTCTAA
- the LOC117897167 gene encoding prominin-like protein isoform X1: MESKDSVTKNMANCSRKRKQPNMETTLAIGRLCAAILLIVLVTRVDGSTPSPSPPDDPPPPYWRKGYSGDGTTHEQMGALHFAEVEYSKYEPSTNYSQRENITKMWVDVVFKVSRTFFDKVFPLDPTIPRGYITDLAKDNMRLGPKVIRDDWADWLNAFWLMWIWILFLVALIVLSPFAGVMYFCFCCHRCKLGCPACHSGENKRKTLLWSTCLILFLPLIAGSMGLAFLSNGMLERGLANSKRTLEMGSVDTCNFLKDVSDHVHHLFVNNFEELETHLVSTIKDAPKHMFKDMNDVAEGNAVAELTRILANLPNTHTQGIGWITKLMGSISKTYNKLRIALRGLKRDVNHAAVVLCGNYDCLKFLQTSDIEFTDTSRCLHMDELPNTHWMYWDIEYLGQQTNRRLKWLPRLRNISKKIMDEMERVSPPIIRDIRKARILFAKESRRIQEIIDVVISDIHLGTIRASRAFEDLYDKFNETRYFVVLYIAAAVIGILCLLVTALIVGCLARRPTGASNEYFTTRIASYLLILSIILIFCALSVMLIVVLFNFVIGGVAYKGACAPLREEQGSALLKQLDSAIDLRTIFSLRNVGIPAANVSAPPIRVSNVIKACEGDDYLFKFLHDNRIFDIDDFLRLKLITKAERSFDKNLDLSKDFILTEDDKRWLSIMDPLDSGTYHGSQFTGQICNGLQSLNLDSLGKGLSDLSKSLEWRYYDAAVVAFENAHVTLKAIKTAYYPTLHKEFRDMHRATRWVDQRILYQNYNFRDSFKVLREKIGEMENFVRTKGTAYISTLGLNLSSVIEEHMNGYLSMIVREAHIKIGRCKPLTYIYERGLDLVCKRMVDPINGYWIGVLVSAILLIPVACIAHRLQCVFKQHRVIPIRAVRARAVRTVQVDVDEDPCPFCSARPKRTPGGHVVRIDQDGAETPISCALSSSQETVNINDAYSKNKLD; this comes from the exons ATGGAATCTAAAGACTCAGTGACTAAAAATATGGCGAATTGTTCCAGGAAGCGAAAACAGCCAAATATGGAGACGACACTGGCAATCGGAAGACTCTGTGCGGCTATACTTCTGATTGTGCTGGTGACCAGGGTTGACGGAAGTACCCCCAGTCCAAGCCCACCAGACGATCCCCCTCCCCCATATTGGCGCAAAGGCTATTCGGGTGACGGCACCACTCACGAGCAGATGGGGGCGCTTCATTTTGCCGAAGTTGAATACTCAAAGTACGAGCCTTCGACCAACTACTCCCAGAGAGAGAATATCACTAAAATGTGGGTGGATGTTGTTTTTAAGGTTTCGCGAACCTTTTTTGACAAAGTATTTCCACTCGACCCGACCATACCAAGAG GTTACATAACGGACTTGGCTAAGGATAACATGAGATTGGGGCCAAAAGTTATACGGGACGATTGGGCAGATTGGTTGAACGCATTCTGGCTTATGTGGATATGGATACTTTTTCTGGTTGCTCTCATTGTCCTGTCCCCTTTTGCAGG TGTCATGtatttctgcttctgttgccaTCGCTGTAAGCTGGGATGTCCAGCCTGCCATTCGGGCGAAAATAAGAGAAAGACCCTTCTTTGGAGCACCTGCTTGATTCTGTTCCTTCCATTAATCGC TGGTAGTATGGGCCTGGCTTTCCTTTCAAATGGTATGCTCGAACGCGGCCTGGCCAACTCTAAGAGGACCCTTGAAATGGGCAGCGTGGACACTTGTAACTTCCTTAAGGATGTCAGCGACCATGTTCATCATTTGTTTGTGAATAATTTTGAGGAGCTGGAGACACATCTGGTCTCTACCATCAAGG ATGCACCTAAGCATATGTTCAAGGACATGAACGATGTCGCGGAGGGTAATGCTGTCGCTGAACTTACTAGGATTTTGGCGAACTTACCCAACACTCACACGCAGGGGATTGGATGGATCACCAAATTAATGGGGTCTATAAGCAAAACGTACAATAAACTAAGAATTG CTCTTCGGGGATTGAAGCGGGACGTTAACCATGCGGCGGTGGTGCTCTGCGGCAATTATGATTGCCTGAAATTTCTGCAGACCTCAGATATTGAGTTTACTGACACTTCAAGGTGCCTTCACATGGACGAG CTCCCGAATACGCATTGGATGTATTGGGATATAGAATATTTGGGTCAACAGACTAACAGACGTCTTAAATGGTTACCTCGTCTCCGTAATATTAGTAAAAAGATAATGGACGAGATGGAACGAGTCTCACCACCGATAATTCGAGACATACGTAAAGCAAGGATACTCTTTGCTAAGGAGTCGAGGAGAATCCAAGAAATAATTGATGTGGTCATCAGTGACATTCACCTCGGCACTATACGAGCGAGCAGGGCGTTCGAGGATCTCTAtgacaaatttaatgaaaCGCGTTACTTTGTCGTTCTATATATCGCTGCAGCCGTGATTGGG ATACTGTGTTTACTGGTAACGGCTTTGATTGTCGGCTGTTTGGCAAGACGTCCCACCGGAGCGAGTAATGAATATTTCACCACGAGAATCGCGTCGTACTTGCTGATACT GTccattattttgatattttgtgcGCTATCTGTCATGCTGATAGTGGtgctgtttaattttgtaattggtGGTGTTGCGTACAAAGGCGCATGTGCACCGCTAAGGGAAGAGCAGGGAAGTGCGCTTCTCAAACAGCTAGACTCGGCGATCGATCTGCGGACGATTTTTTCTCTCCGCAATGTGGGTATACCAGCTGCCAATGTATCAGCACCGCCAATCAGAGTATCGAATGTGATCAAGGCGTGTGAGGGCGACGACTATTTGTTTAAGTTTCTGCACGACAACAGGATCTTTGACATTGACGATTTTCTTCGACTGAAATTAATAACCAAAGCAGAAAGAAGTTTCGATAAAAATCTCGATCTGTCTAAGGATTTTATACTGACCGAGGATGATAAGCGTTGGTTATCCATAATGGACCCTCTTGATTCGGGGACTTATCACGGCAGCCAGTTTACCGGACAGATTTGCAATGGCCTCCAATCATTAAATTTAGATAGCCTGGGGAAAGGCCTCAGTGACTTATCAAAGTCGCTAGAATGGAGATATTATGATGCTGCCGTGGTCGCGTTTGAGAACGCGCATGTTACTCTCAAGGCAATTAAGACCGCCTACTATCCTACTCTACACAAGGAATTTCGGGATATGCATCGTGCTACCCGGTGGGTGGATCAGCGAATTTTATACCAGAACTACAACTTCAGGGATTCCTTTAAGGTTTTGAGAGAAAAAATTGGGGAGATGGAAAACTTTGTACGGACCAAAGGAACGGCCTACATATCTACGCTTGGCCTAAACTTAAGTTCGGTGATCGAAGAACACATGAATGGATATCTGAGCATGATAGTTCGTGAAGCCCACATAAAGATCGGTCGCTGCAAGCCTCTGACCTACATATACGAACGCGGCCTGGACTTGGTTTGCAAACGCATGGTTGACCCCATA AACGGCTATTGGATAGGTGTGCTAGTGTCGGCGATCCTTCTGATCCCCGTGGCCTGCATAGCTCATCGTCTGCAGTGCGTGTTTAAGCAACATAGGGTGATTCCGATAAGGGCCGTCAGAGCACGAGCTGTGCGAACAGTTCAGGTTGATGTTGACGAAGACCCATGTCCCTTCTGCAGTGCAAGACCAAAGAGGACGCCAGGTGGACATGTTGTCCGCATCGATCAGGACGGTGCAGAAACTCCAATTTCGTGTGCGCTTTCCTCAAGCCAAGAAACAGTGAATATCAACGACGCATACAGCAAGAATAAATTAGATTAG
- the LOC117897167 gene encoding prominin-like protein isoform X2 has product METTLAIGRLCAAILLIVLVTRVDGSTPSPSPPDDPPPPYWRKGYSGDGTTHEQMGALHFAEVEYSKYEPSTNYSQRENITKMWVDVVFKVSRTFFDKVFPLDPTIPRGYITDLAKDNMRLGPKVIRDDWADWLNAFWLMWIWILFLVALIVLSPFAGVMYFCFCCHRCKLGCPACHSGENKRKTLLWSTCLILFLPLIAGSMGLAFLSNGMLERGLANSKRTLEMGSVDTCNFLKDVSDHVHHLFVNNFEELETHLVSTIKDAPKHMFKDMNDVAEGNAVAELTRILANLPNTHTQGIGWITKLMGSISKTYNKLRIALRGLKRDVNHAAVVLCGNYDCLKFLQTSDIEFTDTSRCLHMDELPNTHWMYWDIEYLGQQTNRRLKWLPRLRNISKKIMDEMERVSPPIIRDIRKARILFAKESRRIQEIIDVVISDIHLGTIRASRAFEDLYDKFNETRYFVVLYIAAAVIGILCLLVTALIVGCLARRPTGASNEYFTTRIASYLLILSIILIFCALSVMLIVVLFNFVIGGVAYKGACAPLREEQGSALLKQLDSAIDLRTIFSLRNVGIPAANVSAPPIRVSNVIKACEGDDYLFKFLHDNRIFDIDDFLRLKLITKAERSFDKNLDLSKDFILTEDDKRWLSIMDPLDSGTYHGSQFTGQICNGLQSLNLDSLGKGLSDLSKSLEWRYYDAAVVAFENAHVTLKAIKTAYYPTLHKEFRDMHRATRWVDQRILYQNYNFRDSFKVLREKIGEMENFVRTKGTAYISTLGLNLSSVIEEHMNGYLSMIVREAHIKIGRCKPLTYIYERGLDLVCKRMVDPINGYWIGVLVSAILLIPVACIAHRLQCVFKQHRVIPIRAVRARAVRTVQVDVDEDPCPFCSARPKRTPGGHVVRIDQDGAETPISCALSSSQETVNINDAYSKNKLD; this is encoded by the exons ATGGAGACGACACTGGCAATCGGAAGACTCTGTGCGGCTATACTTCTGATTGTGCTGGTGACCAGGGTTGACGGAAGTACCCCCAGTCCAAGCCCACCAGACGATCCCCCTCCCCCATATTGGCGCAAAGGCTATTCGGGTGACGGCACCACTCACGAGCAGATGGGGGCGCTTCATTTTGCCGAAGTTGAATACTCAAAGTACGAGCCTTCGACCAACTACTCCCAGAGAGAGAATATCACTAAAATGTGGGTGGATGTTGTTTTTAAGGTTTCGCGAACCTTTTTTGACAAAGTATTTCCACTCGACCCGACCATACCAAGAG GTTACATAACGGACTTGGCTAAGGATAACATGAGATTGGGGCCAAAAGTTATACGGGACGATTGGGCAGATTGGTTGAACGCATTCTGGCTTATGTGGATATGGATACTTTTTCTGGTTGCTCTCATTGTCCTGTCCCCTTTTGCAGG TGTCATGtatttctgcttctgttgccaTCGCTGTAAGCTGGGATGTCCAGCCTGCCATTCGGGCGAAAATAAGAGAAAGACCCTTCTTTGGAGCACCTGCTTGATTCTGTTCCTTCCATTAATCGC TGGTAGTATGGGCCTGGCTTTCCTTTCAAATGGTATGCTCGAACGCGGCCTGGCCAACTCTAAGAGGACCCTTGAAATGGGCAGCGTGGACACTTGTAACTTCCTTAAGGATGTCAGCGACCATGTTCATCATTTGTTTGTGAATAATTTTGAGGAGCTGGAGACACATCTGGTCTCTACCATCAAGG ATGCACCTAAGCATATGTTCAAGGACATGAACGATGTCGCGGAGGGTAATGCTGTCGCTGAACTTACTAGGATTTTGGCGAACTTACCCAACACTCACACGCAGGGGATTGGATGGATCACCAAATTAATGGGGTCTATAAGCAAAACGTACAATAAACTAAGAATTG CTCTTCGGGGATTGAAGCGGGACGTTAACCATGCGGCGGTGGTGCTCTGCGGCAATTATGATTGCCTGAAATTTCTGCAGACCTCAGATATTGAGTTTACTGACACTTCAAGGTGCCTTCACATGGACGAG CTCCCGAATACGCATTGGATGTATTGGGATATAGAATATTTGGGTCAACAGACTAACAGACGTCTTAAATGGTTACCTCGTCTCCGTAATATTAGTAAAAAGATAATGGACGAGATGGAACGAGTCTCACCACCGATAATTCGAGACATACGTAAAGCAAGGATACTCTTTGCTAAGGAGTCGAGGAGAATCCAAGAAATAATTGATGTGGTCATCAGTGACATTCACCTCGGCACTATACGAGCGAGCAGGGCGTTCGAGGATCTCTAtgacaaatttaatgaaaCGCGTTACTTTGTCGTTCTATATATCGCTGCAGCCGTGATTGGG ATACTGTGTTTACTGGTAACGGCTTTGATTGTCGGCTGTTTGGCAAGACGTCCCACCGGAGCGAGTAATGAATATTTCACCACGAGAATCGCGTCGTACTTGCTGATACT GTccattattttgatattttgtgcGCTATCTGTCATGCTGATAGTGGtgctgtttaattttgtaattggtGGTGTTGCGTACAAAGGCGCATGTGCACCGCTAAGGGAAGAGCAGGGAAGTGCGCTTCTCAAACAGCTAGACTCGGCGATCGATCTGCGGACGATTTTTTCTCTCCGCAATGTGGGTATACCAGCTGCCAATGTATCAGCACCGCCAATCAGAGTATCGAATGTGATCAAGGCGTGTGAGGGCGACGACTATTTGTTTAAGTTTCTGCACGACAACAGGATCTTTGACATTGACGATTTTCTTCGACTGAAATTAATAACCAAAGCAGAAAGAAGTTTCGATAAAAATCTCGATCTGTCTAAGGATTTTATACTGACCGAGGATGATAAGCGTTGGTTATCCATAATGGACCCTCTTGATTCGGGGACTTATCACGGCAGCCAGTTTACCGGACAGATTTGCAATGGCCTCCAATCATTAAATTTAGATAGCCTGGGGAAAGGCCTCAGTGACTTATCAAAGTCGCTAGAATGGAGATATTATGATGCTGCCGTGGTCGCGTTTGAGAACGCGCATGTTACTCTCAAGGCAATTAAGACCGCCTACTATCCTACTCTACACAAGGAATTTCGGGATATGCATCGTGCTACCCGGTGGGTGGATCAGCGAATTTTATACCAGAACTACAACTTCAGGGATTCCTTTAAGGTTTTGAGAGAAAAAATTGGGGAGATGGAAAACTTTGTACGGACCAAAGGAACGGCCTACATATCTACGCTTGGCCTAAACTTAAGTTCGGTGATCGAAGAACACATGAATGGATATCTGAGCATGATAGTTCGTGAAGCCCACATAAAGATCGGTCGCTGCAAGCCTCTGACCTACATATACGAACGCGGCCTGGACTTGGTTTGCAAACGCATGGTTGACCCCATA AACGGCTATTGGATAGGTGTGCTAGTGTCGGCGATCCTTCTGATCCCCGTGGCCTGCATAGCTCATCGTCTGCAGTGCGTGTTTAAGCAACATAGGGTGATTCCGATAAGGGCCGTCAGAGCACGAGCTGTGCGAACAGTTCAGGTTGATGTTGACGAAGACCCATGTCCCTTCTGCAGTGCAAGACCAAAGAGGACGCCAGGTGGACATGTTGTCCGCATCGATCAGGACGGTGCAGAAACTCCAATTTCGTGTGCGCTTTCCTCAAGCCAAGAAACAGTGAATATCAACGACGCATACAGCAAGAATAAATTAGATTAG